Sequence from the Methanobacteriales archaeon HGW-Methanobacteriales-1 genome:
TAATTAAGATTATTATGAATATTTTTTATTTATGAAATGAATGTGCATTAAAGTATTGTTTAATCATATAAATGCTTAAAAAGTTCTTTATAGGATTTAAGATCTGATTTAAACTCTATGGCATCTTTAAAATCTTTATTTTTATTATTATATGATTTATTAAAATCCTTATTTTGATCAAGAATAATTTCAAAAGTATTTTCAATTGCATCTGCCATTATGGGGTCGATTTCATCAGATAAAAGATTTTTAACTTCATCAATTTCTTCATATCTTCTTTTAGCATGTTTAAAGCTACTTATTATTCTAGAATTAGCTGAATTTTTAAATTGAGGCCCCTCAGTTTCACCAATAATTTCTAGGACTTCTTCATCAATCCCCATTTTATATGCTGCCGAAATTGTCTCCCAAAGAAGAGCAGATACTCCTTTAGTATAAGAACTTCTCAGCATTTTTATTTTAGAGCAATTCCCAATTTTCGTGCCCATAATTTTTATATTCAAACCATATTCATTTAAAACAGCGAAATCTTTGGCCGATTCACCACAAGCAATGATTTGAACGTTAGGGCCATTTCTTTTTACACTACCAATAATTGCCGCATCCACAGTTTTTTTATTTTCCACTAGGCCCAGTGCCTCCAGAGTAGTGGGGGGAGAAACATTATTAATATCTACATAAATTCCTCGAGAATATTTTCCTATATCTCTGGCTACTTCAACTGCAGTAGATGGGGTAACGGCCGAAATAAGTATTTCAGAAGTTTCAGCGAGTTCGCTATAACTATTACAAATAGTTACACCCATTTTAAGAGCTTTATTTTTAGTAGTGGCACTTCTACCATGTAAACACGTTAAAACAGTCACATCACTATCTAAAAGCCCTTCTGAAAGAATAGAAGCAACCTCACCAAATCCTACAAAACCTACTTTCATAAATTACACCAAAATAACTAATTTTACTAAATATCCTCACTTAATGAATGCTTATTAATTACCATTAGTCAGAATCTAATCCTGATATTCTATATAGAATTCTAATAAATAAATCTATAATTCTTAAGAAAATAATAAAAAGAAAAATTAAAGAAGATCTTTATTATTTAAACTAATGAAATTTAGGTTTAAGCTAGGGCTAGCCAAATCATGTAAATTCCAGCCCCACTGATTAAAATTCCGGAAATCTTTCTTATTAAATCAGCTTTTTTGGCCAATCTTTCAATATTTGCACTGGAAACTAGTAATCCTAAAACTAATATACTAATGGAAAAACCTGCAGTGTATAAAATTAAATTTAAAGCACTATAAAAAGCATTCCCTGTGGAAATGCTGAAGGTGATTAAAGCTATGAGATAAGAGCCATAGCAAGGGGCCCAGGCCATTGAAGTTAAAATTCCCCACATGAAAGAACCAAATACACCTCTCTGTTTAGAATCCGATGCGATTGAAAATTTAAAAAGGTTTTTATTAGCAATTATCATTATACCCAATGCAATTAGTATTAGGGAAGCGATTATTCTAAAATAATGGAGATAATAATTTATGGCCGCCGTGAAAACTATGGTCAGCACTATAGTTAGGGTAAAAATTAAAAAAAGGCCCATTACAAAGGCTAAAATTTCAGTTTTTCTACGCTCTAGGAGAGCATATCCAATTAAAATTGGGATAACTGGTAAAACACATGGAGATAATACTGAAGCAATTCCTGCTAAAAATGAGAATAACGGGACAATATCCATTTAAAATCTCCTGAAAAATCATTAATTATTATAGTGCACTTAAAAGTTGTTCATGAGATACATATCCTTCAATTCTTTTAGTTTCTTCCCCATTTGAATTCATGAAGATTATAGCCGGGATGCCATATATTCCATATTTAGAAGATAATTCCGGGTTAGTGTCTAAATCTATTTTTACAGCCACATAATTTTGGGCCAGCTTTTGTTTTACTTCATTATCCACTAAAGTTTCTGATTCTAGTTGCTGGCAGGCCGGGCACCAACTGGCCGAAAAAACTGCAAATATTGGTTTATTTGTTTTCTGAGCTTCAGATATGGTAGCATCAAGATTAGTATACCATTTCAACTCATAAGATTGATTAGATGCCTTATTATCAGCTGAAAGAGAATTATTGATTTGAGGAACGGTTAAAACCATTGTTACTCCAATTATTAAACTGATTAATAAGGCAGCAATAATCCAAGATTTTAGTGAAATACTCATACATTATGATATGCAGTTGCTAAACATATAATTTATCATATCTCCATTACTGACATTTTAATTTTAAAAAATCGATTATATATTAATTAAATTTTAAAATGGATATTAAAATAAGAAAATAAATTAGCTGTTAATTATAATTTAACTATAACACTAGAACCTTCTGCAACCCCTAAATCCCTGGAAGTAGGGCCACATTTTGTATTTAAAAGACAAAATACTGGTTTTTCTCCAAAATCAATTTCAGTGAGGCCCTCATAATTACCTAGGCCTTTAGATATAATTAATTCTGCATTATCAAGCATGTGTCGAAATTCAGAGGATACTTGCTCATGAATAACACCAATAGAATCTGTGCCTGTGATTACTAGTTTTGCCATCTCATCAAGGCCCACTTGATAAGCATCCTCTAAACAGGCATCATTAAGTATAGGTCTTTCTTTTACAGCTACAGTTACTTCCACGTCGTACTCTTCTATTTTTTTAATTAATAATTTGTCAAATACAATTTCGCCAGTATTATCTGCCAAATAAAGAACGTTTTTAACTGATTTAAGCGATTTTTCAAGTTCACTTGTGTGATTTATAACTAATGGTGCATTGAGATTCTTCAACATTAAATTTAATGGATCAAAATTTACTCCTAGAGCTCCAAAATCTATTAAATTACCAATAATAGCTGCTTTAACAAACATTTCCAAATCTTCTTCATCCTGGAGAAATTCTATTAATTTGGGAAGGAATTGTTCTGCAATATCATTGCACTTTTCTTTAATATTTAAATAAGGATCATCGTTGCCTGTTTTTTTTTTAACAATACGATGAATACTTGTTCCAATAACATTAGAAACCGCACCTTTATGAAATTCCTGACCTAAAAAAGCAGTTATTTCGGCCATGATTTCAATTTTTAGATTTTCATCATCAGTGGCCAGATCCAGGGCCTCTTGGGCCTGTCTGAGGAAACATGGCGCGCATTCATAGTAGACTTTCATTTAATCACCTATTAATTATTAAAATAAATAATTTAATAAATTAAATAAAGATATTAGGAATATTATTAAGAGTTTAGATAACTATTGGATTTAAATACTCTTAATAAAAATTAGCCACCATAAATAACCTTAATAACTTCAATAATATCTCCATCAGAAATTATTTCTTCCTCTATGACAATCTGGCCATTTTTTTTAACAACCACAGTTTCTAATGGAAAGTCCAAATCCTCCAGAACATTTTTAATGGTTTTTTCTTCTGAAAATTCTCTGGATTCCTTTTCATCACCAATAATTAATGTAAATTTCATTTAATCCCCTCTAAATATTATTCTAATAATATTTTAATATAAAATTACTCAATGTCCCTATTTATCTATCTCATTACAAAATATACAGGTCCTGCACAGTTCATTGGCTGATGGTTCACCACAGCGAGTACATTTACCCATGTTGAATTCTTTAGTAAATTCTTTTTTTATAACTGGTTTTAACTTATCAAATCCTCTTAATGTTGAGTACATGATAGTGGGATGGTTTTGAGACAATTGCTTTATAAATTGGCCTACCTCACCTCGGAAGGAATCACTGGCATAAGGACAGCCAGCGAAGTGCACTTCCAGATTTCTGGCCAGCACATAAAGAGCTACTTCTTTTTCTGGAATCTCCCTAATTGGTTTAATCTTCACTGTGAATTTTTCACTTTTAGAGCTGGTTTTAGGCCCAATTCGAGTTAAATTTTCAATATTGCCTTCTAAATAATTCATTAAAATGGCCTGGGTTTCATCGTCAAGATTGTGGCCCGTTGCAATTTTACTTGCTCCTACATCTCGGGCTTCTCTATTTAAAATCCAACGTCTGAAAACACCACAATAAGTACAGGCCCCTCTTTGAGAGGAAGATGCCATAATATCATCCAGCGTAGTATCAAAGGAGTCTTTAAAAGTAATTACATTATGTTCTATCCCTAAGCGCCGGGCATGGTCACGAGCTATTCTTACTCCATCTTCCCGGTATCCTTTAATTCCTTCATCAATAGTTACCGCAGTCATATCAATTATATTTCGCTCATAAAGTGAATTTAATATATCCAGAACCATTACACTGTCTTTACCACCAGATAGGGCCACCAGAACTTTATCGCCCTTATCAATGAGTTTGTACTTGCGAATATCTTTCAATACCTTTTGCTGTGTACCTTGAATAAAGCAATCCTGGCAAAGTCGTTGTCCAGAATGTTTTTTTTCAATAATAACATCAGGGGCACCACATTTGGTACATGTTTTCATTTTTTTACTCCAATCTATTCAAATTGATTTTAATGCATGTAGAATTTAAACTTAGAATTAATTAAGATTTAAATATTTGATTAAAATTTTAGATTAAATTTATTATTCTTTGAATTTTAATAAAATTAATGCAAATATATTATGTGGATATATTTAATTGTAGATATAAAATTAGAATGTAATTAATTTAATTATTTTTAGAATATTTAAGTAAATTGATTATCTTAAATTTTATATCTATCTAAAATATTATTTTGAGACATACACTTCAAGTGTAAAAAAATACACTAATTGTGAAATTTTAGATAAAAATTTAAATTAAATAGAAAAAGGTTTTTTAAATAATTCAAAATCCTGAGTATAATTTTTCCCAGTAATCATTGCAATTTCTGCTTTTTGAAGTTCTGATCCCAAATAGGCTGCATGTTCCAGACGACTAACCATCTGGCGGTTTAAAAGTTCTTCATATATCTTCTTAGCTGATTGACCAACAAGGGCCACATCCGGTTTCATATTTTTATAATGAACAACCATTATCACATTATCATTTATCATGATCTTAAAACTTCCAGCCTCATCCTGCACGAATTTTTTAGTTCCCTCAGCTTCAAAAACTGGAACATCAAATTCTTCCATCACTTTCTCAGGAAGCCTCTTATCCTTGAAAACCAGGAGATTAATTCCCAGATCTTTAGGGATAGAACTCCTATTTTTAGCTAAAAACATCATTTTAGAGGATACTGCAAGTTCATAAACGCTGCGAACTGTTTTACCGCTTTCTTCTGGAGTAAACAATATACTGGCCCCCAATTCCATAGCTATGCCTGAGAGAAGAGAATTGACACCGGTTGAATCTGTGTCTAAAAGCTCTGTAACATTACCAACACCGAAAAAAATAGGTTCTGGGTTTTTATCATGATACTGATGGCAGGCCATTATAGAATCAACAATACTCCTACTGTTAATAGGATCAAGAATTAAATCAGCTATCACATCTATGTTTTTACATTTTTCTCGAAGTTCTTCCAACGAACTGACCCTTTCCTCCACAGTATGAGGAACCCATCCCCTTTGGAAATCAGTGGGAAGAATAACAGCTGGAATTTGTTTTTCTTCCATCAAAGGAAGCACTTCTTCACAATTTCCATGATCTAAACTTAAAACCATATCAACACCTGATTTTACTGCAGATTCAATCTCCAGTGTGTTCAAAGTGTCAATACTTACTGGAATATCACCAGATATCTGTTTGAGAATTGAAACCATTTCTGGAATTTTATGAGCCAGATTTTCACCAGCTACCATTCCAATATCAACCATGTCCGCTCCACTTTTGATGAAATACTCGGCTTTTTTAATGAGATCTTCAGTAGTTAAAAGAGGGGCATTGGCAATTTCTGCCAGCACTCTCATGGGAAAGTCTTCCCCAACCGGCAATTTACCGACCAGGATATTATTAGGCTTTTTAAGAAGTTTATTGGTTAATTTTTCATCTTTTTCAAAATCTTCAATAAATTCCAAGGCCTTTTGACGTTGTTCTGCTTCAATAAGTTTATCAGCTGAAGTTATGGTTGAAAGTTCTAATTTATCCAGCGCATCAAGGACTATTTGCAAGTCAGCCGCCTCAGTTGGTCCTTTATAAGATGGAATTCCCGTTTCTTCCCGAATTAATTTAGCATCTTTACGAATAAGACCTGGGATAATTATCATATCCATATCATTCAAGTCAATTAAATTACTTGATTCAAGTTCTTTAATTTCATTAGATATTTTTCTGGGCGTTAAAAAAGCCGCTACAGGAGTATTGACAACATGAACAAATACATCCTGTTTTGAACTAGCTGAAACCTTTTTTACCAGTCCTTCAGCCAGTTTTCCCGTGATGATAATAACTTTCATTATAATTCCTCAGTGTTTTATTGATAATTCTGTGCTAATTATCCTCAAAATATATCAAAATTTAACTAATAATTTCATTAATACTATACTTAATTTCATGTGACCATCATGTATATATATTAAAAATTTATAATGATTAACTATGAGGAATGGAGGTAAATTATGATCGAAATTCGCTTTCACGGACGCGGTGGTCAGGGTGCTGTTACAGCGGCAGAGATTCTAGCGAAGGCTGCTTTCGAAGATGGAAAGTATTCACAAGCATTTCCCTTTTTTGGCGTTGAAAGAAGAGGCGCCCCAGTCATGGCATTCACACGAATAAACGATGAACCAATTAGACGACGATATCAAGTTTACAAGCCAGATTACGTTGTAGTACTTGATGAAGGACTTTTAGATGTAGTAGACGTATTTTCAGGTCTTGAAAGCCACGGTATGGTAATTATAAACACCCAAGGAGAAGCACCTGAACACGAAGGCTCTGAAACCCATGTGATAGATGCAACCGGAATTGCACTGGAAAAATTAGGTTTACCTATAGTAAACACAGTTATGCTAGGTGCTTTTGCAGGAGCAACAGGACAAGTTAGCCTTGATTCCATTATAAAAATAATAAAAGAAACTTTCCCAGGTAAAATCGGAGAAAAGAACGCTGTTGCTGCCAAAGCAGCTTACGAGCATGTTAAATGAGTTAAATCCAATTCATTTAATATTTTAATAAACTAAATAACAACTAAAATTTTTAGAAATAAAAATGTTTTGAAATTAGAATTAATAAAATTTAAAAATTTTAAAACAAATTAATTTTAACAGGTGATTATCATGGAATCCATCGGAGGAGCTGTCAAAAAACCCGGAAGTACCCGAAATAATAAGACAGGAAGTTGGAGAACATTTAAGCCCATACTTGACAAGGAAACATGCATAGATTGCGATAACTGCATTCTTTTCTGTCCAGAGGGTTGTGTAAATAAAGAACACGATATTGATTACGATTATTGCAAAGGGTGCGGCATATGTGCCGAAGAATGCCCTGTAAAAGCCATAAAAATGGAGAGAGAATAATGGTTCTTAAAGTTATGACTGCTAACCGAGCAGTATCAGAGGCCGTGAGTCTTGCCAGGCCACAAGTTATTCCAGTTTACCCCATTACTCCACAAACAACAATATCAGAATATTTGGCCCAATTTGTGGCTGATGGGGAACTAGATGCAGAATTTATAAGAGTAGAATCTGAACACAGTTCTATGAGTGCCGCCATAGGTGCTTCTGGAACAGGAGTAAGAGTATTTACTGCTACATCGTCCCAGGGGCTACTTTTAATGCACGAAGTTCTCTTTGCCGCTGCCGGTCTAAGAACCCCTATAGTTATGGCCAATGCCAACAGGGCCATTGCAGCTCCACTAAGCATCTGGAATGATCATCAAGATTCAATTTCACAAAGGGATGCTGGATGGATACAAATTTATGTTGAAGATGGACAGGAAGCTTTGGACTCTGTTTTACGCTCATATAAAATTTCAGAAGATAAGGATGTTCTTTTACCAAGTATGGTCTGTCTGGATGGTTTCATACTAACCCATACCGTAGAACCTGTGGACATACCTACCCCGGAACAAGTAGATAGTTTCTTACCAAAATACGTACCAGAGCATTTATATCTTGACCCAGAAAGGCCCATGTCTATTGGAACTCTAGCAGATCCTAATTATTACATGGAAGCCCGATACCAAATGGAATTAGCTATGGAAAGATCATTGAAGGTAGTTAAAAAAGTTAACAAAGAATTTGGTGAAATATTTGGTAGAGAATATGGTTCTATAGACGAGTATTATTGTGAAGATGCTGAAATCATATTGGTCACCATGGGATCTCTTTGCAGCACTATAAGGGATGTGGTAGATGAATTAAGAGCCGATGGCGAAAAAGTAGGTATGTTAAAAATTAGAACTTACCGACCATTCCCTAAAGAAGACATTTATAATGTTCTTAAAAACGCTAATAAAATAGCTGTTCTTGATAAGAACATTACCTTTGGTGTTGGAGGGGCATTATACACCGACTTGAAAGCATCAATTAATTTCCAGGACATTGAGATTTACGGATTTATTGTAGGTCTTGGCGGAAGAGATATTACTCCAACCCACCTCAAAGACATTGTAAATAAGACTAAAAACCCTACCCAGGACATTACCTGGATCGGATTAAAGGAGGGAGTCTAAATGAAAATACCTGAAGAAGAATTACTCGCCCCTGGTCACCGTGGTTGTGCCGGATGTGGTGCCACAATAGGTGTAAGATTAGCACTTAAAATGTTAGGCAAAAACACCGTTGCTGTTTCTGCAACTGGTT
This genomic interval carries:
- a CDS encoding TIGR00269 family protein produces the protein MKTCTKCGAPDVIIEKKHSGQRLCQDCFIQGTQQKVLKDIRKYKLIDKGDKVLVALSGGKDSVMVLDILNSLYERNIIDMTAVTIDEGIKGYREDGVRIARDHARRLGIEHNVITFKDSFDTTLDDIMASSSQRGACTYCGVFRRWILNREARDVGASKIATGHNLDDETQAILMNYLEGNIENLTRIGPKTSSKSEKFTVKIKPIREIPEKEVALYVLARNLEVHFAGCPYASDSFRGEVGQFIKQLSQNHPTIMYSTLRGFDKLKPVIKKEFTKEFNMGKCTRCGEPSANELCRTCIFCNEIDK
- a CDS encoding thiamine biosynthesis protein ThiS, whose amino-acid sequence is MKFTLIIGDEKESREFSEEKTIKNVLEDLDFPLETVVVKKNGQIVIEEEIISDGDIIEVIKVIYGG
- a CDS encoding dihydropteroate synthase-like protein; translated protein: MKVIIITGKLAEGLVKKVSASSKQDVFVHVVNTPVAAFLTPRKISNEIKELESSNLIDLNDMDMIIIPGLIRKDAKLIREETGIPSYKGPTEAADLQIVLDALDKLELSTITSADKLIEAEQRQKALEFIEDFEKDEKLTNKLLKKPNNILVGKLPVGEDFPMRVLAEIANAPLLTTEDLIKKAEYFIKSGADMVDIGMVAGENLAHKIPEMVSILKQISGDIPVSIDTLNTLEIESAVKSGVDMVLSLDHGNCEEVLPLMEEKQIPAVILPTDFQRGWVPHTVEERVSSLEELREKCKNIDVIADLILDPINSRSIVDSIMACHQYHDKNPEPIFFGVGNVTELLDTDSTGVNSLLSGIAMELGASILFTPEESGKTVRSVYELAVSSKMMFLAKNRSSIPKDLGINLLVFKDKRLPEKVMEEFDVPVFEAEGTKKFVQDEAGSFKIMINDNVIMVVHYKNMKPDVALVGQSAKKIYEELLNRQMVSRLEHAAYLGSELQKAEIAMITGKNYTQDFELFKKPFSI
- a CDS encoding pyruvate synthase; amino-acid sequence: MESIGGAVKKPGSTRNNKTGSWRTFKPILDKETCIDCDNCILFCPEGCVNKEHDIDYDYCKGCGICAEECPVKAIKMERE
- a CDS encoding pyruvate ferredoxin oxidoreductase (catalyzes the ferredoxin-dependent oxidative decarboxylation of pyruvate to form acetyl-CoA), with protein sequence MIEIRFHGRGGQGAVTAAEILAKAAFEDGKYSQAFPFFGVERRGAPVMAFTRINDEPIRRRYQVYKPDYVVVLDEGLLDVVDVFSGLESHGMVIINTQGEAPEHEGSETHVIDATGIALEKLGLPIVNTVMLGAFAGATGQVSLDSIIKIIKETFPGKIGEKNAVAAKAAYEHVK
- a CDS encoding thioredoxin family protein codes for the protein MSISLKSWIIAALLISLIIGVTMVLTVPQINNSLSADNKASNQSYELKWYTNLDATISEAQKTNKPIFAVFSASWCPACQQLESETLVDNEVKQKLAQNYVAVKIDLDTNPELSSKYGIYGIPAIIFMNSNGEETKRIEGYVSHEQLLSAL
- a CDS encoding NAD(P)-dependent oxidoreductase, coding for MKVGFVGFGEVASILSEGLLDSDVTVLTCLHGRSATTKNKALKMGVTICNSYSELAETSEILISAVTPSTAVEVARDIGKYSRGIYVDINNVSPPTTLEALGLVENKKTVDAAIIGSVKRNGPNVQIIACGESAKDFAVLNEYGLNIKIMGTKIGNCSKIKMLRSSYTKGVSALLWETISAAYKMGIDEEVLEIIGETEGPQFKNSANSRIISSFKHAKRRYEEIDEVKNLLSDEIDPIMADAIENTFEIILDQNKDFNKSYNNKNKDFKDAIEFKSDLKSYKELFKHLYD
- the porA gene encoding pyruvate ferredoxin oxidoreductase, with the protein product MVLKVMTANRAVSEAVSLARPQVIPVYPITPQTTISEYLAQFVADGELDAEFIRVESEHSSMSAAIGASGTGVRVFTATSSQGLLLMHEVLFAAAGLRTPIVMANANRAIAAPLSIWNDHQDSISQRDAGWIQIYVEDGQEALDSVLRSYKISEDKDVLLPSMVCLDGFILTHTVEPVDIPTPEQVDSFLPKYVPEHLYLDPERPMSIGTLADPNYYMEARYQMELAMERSLKVVKKVNKEFGEIFGREYGSIDEYYCEDAEIILVTMGSLCSTIRDVVDELRADGEKVGMLKIRTYRPFPKEDIYNVLKNANKIAVLDKNITFGVGGALYTDLKASINFQDIEIYGFIVGLGGRDITPTHLKDIVNKTKNPTQDITWIGLKEGV
- a CDS encoding cytochrome c biogenesis protein CcdA encodes the protein MDIVPLFSFLAGIASVLSPCVLPVIPILIGYALLERRKTEILAFVMGLFLIFTLTIVLTIVFTAAINYYLHYFRIIASLILIALGIMIIANKNLFKFSIASDSKQRGVFGSFMWGILTSMAWAPCYGSYLIALITFSISTGNAFYSALNLILYTAGFSISILVLGLLVSSANIERLAKKADLIRKISGILISGAGIYMIWLALA